The DNA region AGGATcaagtgcttaccgctttaccaaaagctatagctagtggtaatggtgcaactcaaatcttttaaaccgcacagcagctcaagcaccacggttcaaTCGCTCAACCAAGCAAGGActattattgcacccaacagttGGGTAAAACTTCGGTgaccaaataattaaaaatgtctGCATACCAAGGGTTCGTACCTTTCACTTCAAACAATTGCTCATCTGGAAAAACTTCAGAAATAGGCAAAACATCTTCGTCTTTCACCAGTCTGCTCAGATGATCAGCGACTGGGTTTTCAGTTCCTTTACGATCCTTGATTTCGATGTCGAACTCTTGAAATAAGAGTATCCATCTTATCAACCTCGGTTTTAACTTTAACTCCTTTTTGGCCAGTAAATACTTCAATGCTCCATGATCAGAAAACACAATTACTTTAGAGCCAAGCAAATATGATCGAAATTTATCTAAGGCAAAAACAATAGCTAATAGCTCTTTTTCCGTAGTGGTATATTTGCACTACATATGATTCAATGTTTTTGAAGCATAATGTATGACATGACTCATTTTGTCAATTCGCTTGCCTAGAACAGCTCCCACCGCATAATTTCTTGCATCGCACGTGATTTCAAAAGGCAAATTCCAGTCAGGTGGTTGGATTATGGGTGCTATGGTCAACATGTTCTTTAGTTTGTCAAAAGCTTTCTTGCAATCTTCCCCAAAGTTGAAAGGCGTATCCTTTTTGAGCAACTTGGACATTGGTAGAGCAATCTCAGAGAAATCATTAATAAACATACGGTAAAAACCTGCATGTCCAAGAAAACCTCGAACTTCCTTAACGTTAGTAGGGAATGGTAAATTATTGATTATTTCAACCTTCGCTTTATCAACTTCGATTCCCCTAGGGGAGACAACATGTCCCAACACGATTCCTTAAGTCACCATGAAATGACATTTTTCATAATTCAAAACCAAATTGGTTTCCATGCACCTTTTCAAAATCTTGGACAagtaattcaaacaattatcgAATGAATCCCCATAGATAGTGAAATCTTCCATAAATACTTCAATGCATTTCTTAATATATTCAGAAAAGATACTAAGCATGCACCTTTGAAATATACATGGAGCATTACAAAGTCCAAAAGGCATTCTTCTGTAGGCAAATGTTCTGAAAGGGCATGTAAAAGccgtcttctcttgatcctcttGAGCAATGACTATCTGATAATAACTTGaaaatccatcaagaaaacaaaaataagtTCTTCCAGCAAGTCTTTCCAAAGTCTGATCAATAAAAGGCAagggaaaatgatcttttctagtagCTAAATTAAGCTTTCTAAAGTCAATAACCATACGCCATCCATTTTGGACCCTCGTTGGGACCAATTCACCATTTTTATTTCTCACCACGGTGATACAAGTTTTCTTTGGTACGACATGGATTGGACtcacccacttactatcagagaTAGGATATATAATCCCTTCCTCTAAAAGTTTTAGGATTTCTTTCATTACCACTTCCTTCATCACCGGATTCAGTTTCCTTTGGAATTCTCTTACCGGTTTGGCATTGTTTTCCAAACGAATTTAATGCATGCAAATAGAAAGGCTTATGTCTTTGATATCTGCGAGAGTCCAACCAATTGCAGTTTTGTGCTCTTTAAGGAGTGTGGTTAACCGCTCTTCTTGTTCTTTAGTCAACCCCTTCGAGATTATCACTGGCAAGGTCTCGTCATCACCCAGATATATATACTTCAAGTGTTCTGGCAAAATTTTCAACTCCAATTTGGGTGTCTGTAAAACAGAAGGTAGCAAATTTTTGCGAGAGACTGAAATTTTGGCTTCTAAATTTGTTACCACTGTTTGTGATTCCGTTTCAGCTTCTGAAATTTCCCAAGTTTCAGCTACTTCTCCTTCCTCGTCCAACTGATCATGCATCTGAAATTTGTCAATTTCGTATTCCTCCTCAAAGTGTTCCTGCACAATTGAATCAACAACATCAATAGAACATATAGAGTGATTTTCATTTGGGTATTTCATAGCATCGAAAATACTAAATTTCACAATCTCTCAATCGAATTCAACGGAAAGAATACCCTCTTCCACATCAATCGTGGTTCTAGAAGTTTTCATGAAAGGTCTCCCTAATAGAATTGAGGCTGACATCGCAATGGAGTCCTCTTCCATTCGTAATATATAGAAATCTGCAGAGAATATCAATTCTTCAACCTCCACCAAGACATTCTCAACAACTCCTTCCAGATAAGCATTAGATCCGCTAATTGAATCACCACTCTAGTCTCTTTCAAAGGACCCAAATTTAAAGCACAATAAATTGAATATGGCATGACATTAATGGATGCACCTAAATCTAGCATGGCACGTTCAATTTTCATATTACCAATAACACAAGGCATCGTAAACATACCTGGATCCTTGCATTTATTTGGTAGTAACTTCTTAATAACCGCAGACATGTTCTCTCCCACACTTACCTTCTCATCACCTCTCAACTTCCTCTTATTAGTGCACAACTCcttcaaaaatttagcatatCTTGGTATTTGTTTGATGGCATCTATCAGAGGAATATTTACTTCCACCTTTCTGAATGTTTCCAACACCTCTTTCTCATAGTCAAGCTTTTTTGATTTCTCCAACCTAGAAGGGAGTGGAGGAACAATTGCATTTGAAGTACTAAATGAAGGAGATTTAGAATTTATCTTCGTTTTCTTGTGAGATTCTCTTTCAACATCCTCAACCGTGTCTCTTCCTTTAGTATCCTTCGTAAGTGGAGTAGACTTATTCTCAATCTCTTTCCCACTCCTTAATACTATGACACTTGAATTTTCCTTTGGATTAACTACCGTTTGTGACGGCAGTTTGCCGGAATTCATTGCCTCCAATTTGCTAACTGACGTAGCAATTTGaatgatttggtttcctagattCTGAATGCTGGTCCTCGTTTCCTGTTGATTTTTGAGTGTTTTCAGCTAAGGCCTTCACAATTTCATCTAGGGACATACCTGAGTTAAAGGCTTGCGCAGGTGGTGGTTGTTTGTTAAAATTTTGTTGTGGATATCGTTGTTGGCCTCCTTGATTCCTATAGCTGAAATTTGGGTGATCTTTCCGTCCTGGATTGTAGCTATTAGAATATGGATCATACCGGCGCTGAGGCTGTCCAGGAAATCCATCGATTTCATTAACCTGCTGCGTTGGATCTTCCTGTAATGTAGGGCACGTGTCCGTCGGATGTCCAACCATCGCACATATGCCACAAGCTTTGGCTATTGTACCTGCCCTACAGCCAAATTTTCCAAAAGAGATGTCAAAGAGTCTAATTTTTTATCAATAGCATTAGCGTTACCTCATTAACTTGTCGTGGGGGGTTATCTTGTCTAGCCCCAAATTGTTGTGTATTGGCAGCCATGTTGGAGATTAGAGCTCGTGCCTCTTGAAGCGTTTTGTTCACCAATGCACCTCCACTTGCAGCATCAATCATGTTCCTATTAAAAAGTGAGAGACCCTCGTAGAAATATTGGACTAGGAGCTGTTCTGGAATCTGATGTTGAGGGCAGCTGGCACATAACTGCTTAAATCTctctcaatatatatataacgtCTCTCCTTGTAACTGTCTAATCCCACAAATGTCCTTCCTGACGTTTGCTGCTCGCGAAGCTGGGAAGAAATTctccaaaaattgttgtttcatATTATCCCAAGTCATTATCGTCCCAGAGGGCAAGTAGTAGAGCCAATCCTTAGCTTTGTCGGCTAAAGAGAATGGAAAAGCTCGCAATGAGATTTGCTCCTCAGTAATCCCCTGTGGTTTCATGGCTGTGCACACAATATGAAACTATTTCAGATGTTTGTGGGGATCTTCACCTGCAAGACCACGGAAAGTAGGCAATAAATGAATCAAACCCGATTTTAATTCAAAAGTGGCATCAATAATAGGGAATTGAATGCATAATGGCTGTTGCATAACATTAGGATTAGCTAAGTCTCTGAGGGTTCTTTGAACTGATTCTGTCATTACTTCTTCATCACTCTCAACTTTTTCTGTCTTAAAATCAAGTTCGGATTCTCTTTCAGTGTCTGTTGACTCCAAGGCTTCGTTTAAACcaggagatgatgatgatgatgatggttgTTTACCTCGTAGTCTTGCTTCTTTTCTCAATCTTTTGGCTGTCTTCTCGATCTCCGAAATATATTGTAGTACGCCTGTACGAGAAGAACGAgacataaaagaaaataaaataactaaaCTCGAAAGAAACTAACTTTACAATATTCCCCGGAAATGGCGCCAAAATTTGGTGGGCTGTCGTTGGGCCACCAAACTTAAACTCCTACTCTCTAAATAAAATTAGTGTAATGGTGAGCATGATCGAATCCACAGGGAACAGGGGATGATTTCTTTCGAGAAAAATACAAGTAAAAGAGGGGTTTTGTAtttgaattaaataaactactaaactaaatttatccacgaaaagaaaacaataaatttaaatgacAATTGATCAACTAGAATAGAGTGAAGAATTTAATATGAGAAAGATCTGATTCAAGGGAattctactatttaattatatcattGTTCCTCGgctaacaaataatttattcaagttgttccaagcaattaaccttagaattatagggACATTCGAtaaaattcttgtgttttccTAAATTAATTGACCGAACCCAGCATCCcgtcaaaacttatcaataacCAACTGGAcacgatagcgttccatattaattaacgATAGCTTTTAGAtttgtgaaaacagttaatcctgaAATCTAACAACCGAAATAGTTGCAATTGATAAATCcagttttattgatttatttagattaaatatattatgatagcacaacacatctAATCTATGCTACTCGTGTATCAATaattcatgacaattacggatcactgaattcataGTTAGCAGTagaaaatcatgtatcaaattaaattgtcagatgaatcaatatacaatattcatataattaaataataaatcgaCAAATACttggaataaaaataatattaaatctaAGAACGGATACCTCGCAGTGATAaattaaatagtaaaaacaacCTTTAAATCAGACTAGAAAATTAGCCAAGCATGGCTCGGTTTACAATctccataaaaataaataaataaataaaggaaaaatactAAAGTCATGGAGAAAATTGGAGAAAATCCTGCGCCCCCTATTTTTTCTTTCTCTCTGCGTGAATTGTTGGAGAGGTTGGAGAAAAATCTGATTGTGCCGTCTATACTGTGCTCGTTGATTAGGTTGGAAAGAAAAAACAAAGTATTCTTGTTTTTTGGGTCCcaaaaaaaaggtataaaaGCCCAAAAAAACTCTATCAATGAAATCTAAAAGATATTAAGAAATATTTCATTGATATGAAAATTCCTCAACTCTCACTAGGCAGCCGAGAAGTAATcataaggcgtgatcacgccttgtccAAAAACCACTTCTGAATTTTTCTCCTTCACGTCTTCCTACTAAGATCAAATCGAcaactttaattgtgatataaaatcaccttTTTTAGCTCAGATTTATCGCAAGAGCAGAAAACATCTTCCTACaataaaatcacacaaaaatGTGTCAATTAAGCGCGTTAAAAATGGTAACAATGAGAGATATGACAACAAAAAATGCAAACTATTATGAGCCTATCAATACAGAAGTTATAACTTAAAAAAAACTTGAATaaattcagttttttttttaaaaaaaatgtttttgatGTTTGGATAAATGTCAaaaattgtttttgtttttatttctaaATAGAAGTAGAAGCAGAAATCCAAAAAGTAAAaattgtaacttcttaaacgatacttaaataatttttttaaaaaaataatttttaaaccgaacaatattatttttaataaaaccatttttcttgaaaaaatgaATTTGGTCATTTGACTTCTCCAaccattttttcttaaaaaaaatagattttGTAAATAAGCAATAAGAAAACCATCTTTCTTGAAAATGAACTTTAAGAAAACACACTATATGTACTAGACCAAAACATCAATTGCTATATGGACACAAATGAAGCTCAAGCCAAGTCATCAACTTTGTGATATTTTATACTTTGTGGTTCAAGTTTATTCTTATAAATGAATTAATAGCGAGTTGTTAAGGCTTTGTTTGgacaaataatttaaaaatatttttagtgttATAATTGAAAAAACAACTTGAAGTATGTATTTAGATAAGACTTTTGTAAaacgtttatgaaaatatttttaaagaataaCTGATATATGTTTCTTGATGTTTTtagaataaaagaaaaaaatgttcaaacatctttaaatataaagagtttttataaaatagttATTcaaatgcatatttattttaaaacaacttttaaaatatttttaaattttttttaataaaaaacctTGATAAATTCGTGTCCAAACGGAACCTAAATGTTAACTATATCTCACCCGTGTAATGAAcgtatatttattttatgtaattaattattaaaattagtgAATATGAGcgtttgaaaaattaattaaaatataaataaataaattaagttGATATCATACATTGAAGAACAAATAaaatgtaacgtccgaaaaatcaacctacgtaagccacatgcatgcaaatttattttaattgctcaATTGTTTTAactaattgattttaaatgttagcatgatatttattatatgattaaatgataatatgacatgtgataataggcagggaaaaggagatcgaggacgaccaagacaaaaatatttaattttcattaaatagtggcaaggcttcctaatatgatttaaaaataatttaatttttctaaaaatgttgggGTTCGAATtgttttacgagtcgagctcgatttttcccgggaagccggttttgggcaaacaatgagttttaaaagatcaaaaatactattttatggaaacttattttataaacttttattattcaattaaataagtgttattgagcccaatttaattaattaaataggtCCAATTATCCTTAAGCTTGCAagtccaaaaccaaagcccatttaacttgcaaatttatttataaataggCTACCTAGGTTTGCAAACCCCATAATTCAGCCCCCTAGCAGCCGAAATTCACCTCAAAGCACACCCAATTTTCGAAAAGTTGGGGAAGAaaaaaagcttgtgttcttcgtcgtctggtcgtccaacgtcgcaccctcacCAACAATAgattattcgagcgttttaaacacAAAGGCGCGTTTTATAAACCCCTTTAAACATCATACGAATCATAATACGtgtgttttaattgattatgcatgaaaaacacGTGGGCGGTTATTTTACGGTAGGATACGTATTTTCAAcgtttttacgattttacgcttgttttaaAAGAATCGCTATGAACCCAACGAGTacgctgccaatacatgataaaatatgattgattatgatcaaaacattataaatttaaaagaaaacaaaacctAGAAACAGTAGGAAGCAATCAAGAAAGAACCGTAGGTTGTTGGGTTGTTCAAGTCAAGAAGCTCGGTTACTGTGCATGGGATCAAGGGGTTCGACCAGGTCTTGAGGAGGGCTCTTACAGGAtatggttaggtcctaggaagggtcCTAGTAGGGCTAGGACTCATGCTAGGTCGCTGGAGAAAAGTCCTTGCGTGAAATGACTTTTCCCACGCATGATCAAGAGGGGCCGAGAGATTTCAGAGGGCGGATCACTATGGGGCTGGCTaggtggtccatcagggtcctcgGGTGATGGGAAGGGGTCGGGCCAGTGGCTGGGTGCGCTGTGGCTGGAGCCAAAAGGGGAAACCGTGAGGGAATCTAACACGCTGCTGCTGTCTTCTGTTCCAGGTGGCTCGCACGTGGGTTCTAGAGTCTGGGCTGGTATGGGTTGGGTCtaggcatggtccagggatggttagggtaggtgggctcggtggtggctcggctggaggaGTCCTAGGGTCACTAGGAGTCTTGAGTAAATAGGGCAGCATGTGCGCAGGAGTTGGGACAGGTTCCAGGTGAGTTTTGAGCGGGCTAGGGCTAGGTTATTTGGGCTTGGCTTGGTCAGGAGgttgcctaggtgggttggctcgggtttggctcgaggtggctcgatcatggctcgagtaaattgggagatggctcgagtTGTTCCTTGAAGGGTCATATTTCGAATTAATtgaactaaaattggaaccatgggtccacgggtgtggttcatggctcacaagggtagaataattaataaaaatattatatttaaattttgggatcaaaataatgagttttggatttatctggtatttaatcgcctcacgaaacgttaattaaagaatttattGAAAAGcttagttttaagttttataaaattatgaaaatttatatttaaacttaaataattatttagaataagtccatgtcattaaaagtgagaacaagataaaatcgagaatttttacgtctaggggcaaaacggtaattttacacttgggaaaatacgtaaaagcttggcagcgtcccgaagaatcataacacatgttaaatgatattttatgatttaaaatgatgattttgatgagaatatgatattttattatttatggtaaagctgtgcaatttttactgtttaaatgttatttttggaaaattatgctattttatgatttttaaagaaaatgaaaaatattttgagggatgtgaattgactgtaacatatgatatatgatttgtggggatccgtttatgtgaggacggtgaacttacaTTTTTATGGGGATGTCGTTTGGAGAAAAAGGTCCATAGGGAGCctgtttatgggagaaggcccccgaggaaaccccgacaatcgtattttcatggtggagcctagtgcccacCCTCGTGGGCCATGTGGAGATGAAAACTAATCAGTCGACcggaggataaaagctagtcactttcaaggatcaaacttcacccaaaatgatatttaattgaaagctttatgattaaaatgattttatgatataagatttatgatgatgattaaaacaacttttaaaatgatttatttatgcttaaatctatttttaaatgttttagttatgttcaaaagctattttaaataaaagtatggttttaatgcatgtgattgtatatgtattatttgctatccatgtttagaatgtgataagtcattagactcattaggtttgtatgatacatgatttgatgattttatgggagGCGCTGACCAATTGactggatcgagtgcagcagtacacacccgagggcttTTATGTTTCCGTactagctagatagattaatgatttaaagactatgttaatgatttttttagagatatttttatgctttattttattattagttgatctttttaaaggtcgatttaggaattttggttagttgatgatttatgatttattttatgcacttgagatttcatatgttaatttattttatgacTGTTAGAAATGCtaagttatttattttagaattttcgtgtttatgatttatgatttaaaaaaaatagaggtCGTTTCATAAAATTTACAAATTCtggaaaaatttcttaaatacaacATTTGTCATTGAATTTTTTTCGGGTGCTCACATTATCACATATCACAATTTTAGACCCCTAGAATTCTTAATTCTGGATAGAAGAATATTGATCATGACTAAAAACgaaattcttaaaaaaaaatcctaTGTGAGATAAAGATTgactttcaattttttttattgtcatTGTTATGATATAATTAAAGGAAGTTGTCTTCATTGGAATTTAGATAATCCAagtgaatgatatatttttcacaTTAACATAAACAAATTCTCAACCTTCAAATTTAACTCATTATTTGGAACTTCCGAACATTTTAttcatttaagaattgtgttgtaTGCACATCATGCGATAGACTAACATTTCTATCTAAATGATACGTCGTATTTGAACTTAAATACATCCTTCATTCGAAATAGTTTTTAGAAATATTGTATTAATTTATGAAATGAACACATCATAAATCGACATTAATATAGATATCTGTTAAAAATATGTTGTCACCCTGACAATATTATCAAACGCTAGATATGCACTCTCAACAATTGTTGCAATAGGTTCATTGGAATATTTTAACAGTTCATCAGCTGCTGTAATTTGGTTATCCAATTATTACATCCTTGATATTAGCAATCCAATATAAAAATTGTTTCATTTTAGAATATTCTTCATTAGAACCTGAACTCTACAGTCAAATTTTTTTTGTCGATCTAAAATTGTGCATTGTCTCCATAGATGCGATGAATTGATAATGATAAGAACAATATCTTGTCCATTGCTTTTTAGAATAACAATCAAAATTTGACAAAAAAGCGTCATTGAAAATTTTTTTCCCTCCAAAAAACTATTTCATATTTGAAGTATTGACAAATCTCATTATACTTCCATGCTTTTATCCAatgcttcaaaaaaaaaaaaaaaaacttaggaATTATTGGAGCCTCATCTCAAATGATAAGTTTAGATTTTACAATCGTTGTTTCCATATACAGATAGAGTGTAATAACAAATCAATCGAAGTTTCAACGTCCAATGCATTTTCGAAAGATTTACCTCACCATGACACTGAACAACAaagtcttttattttattttttttgttctgattgaaaattgattatctgAATGTAATAGTGGATGCAGAACACAGACTTAATTAGATATTATCCAATATATAAAATACTTCACAAAAccaaaattaaatgaaataatataatcaatataaacatttaaacttattttatattttcaagagACTTAAGATTcaaattagaattttaaaaaagaataaGAAAGACAATACAAAACTCAAACCATAAACAAAATTATGCGAAATGATATACTAATTCAGACATTTAAATGTCATTTATACTTTCAAGAGATTTCAGATTCATTTATTTAATGCGGTAGCGGTAAACATAAAATTTGAATATAATGtatgagtagatctcttgtgagacggtctcacgaatctttatctgtgagacggatcaacccaaactttattcacaataaaaagtaatacttttagcataaaagtaatattttttcatggatgacccaaataagatatatgtctcacaaaatacgacccgtgagaccatctcacacaagtttttgcctttattTCAGTGTTTGAAATGAATATTTCAAGTGTAATAAAATTTGAAGACAATGTTTACATAACTTTAACGGAGT from Primulina tabacum isolate GXHZ01 chromosome 14, ASM2559414v2, whole genome shotgun sequence includes:
- the LOC142523741 gene encoding uncharacterized protein LOC142523741; this translates as MNSGKLPSQTVVNPKENSSVIVLRSGKEIENKSTPLTKDTKGRDTVEDVERESHKKTKINSKSPSFSTSNAIVPPLPSRLEKSKKLDYEKEVLETFRKVEVNIPLIDAIKQIPRYAKFLKELCTNKRKLRGDEKVSVGENMSAVIKKLLPNKCKDPGVVENVLVEVEELIFSADFYILRMEEDSIAMSASILLGRPFMKTSRTTIDVEEGILSEHFEEEYEIDKFQMHDQLDEEGEVAETWEISEAETESQTVVTNLEAKISVSRKNLLPSVLQTPKLELKILPEHLKYIYLGDDETLPVIISKGLTKEQEERLTTLLKEHKTAIGWTLADIKDISLSICMH